Proteins from one Niallia circulans genomic window:
- a CDS encoding 8-amino-7-oxononanoate synthase, producing the protein MKKLVWSLLAVILIVSLQVKPAEAAYFPEYDKYVEVTYEQARQIADLLGMKNIPLGEQTAKRTFDAQEKIIAKIEKITGKEFDHYYIWLTVDGVPVIGIDPPLPLA; encoded by the coding sequence ATGAAAAAACTAGTTTGGAGCTTACTTGCCGTTATTTTAATCGTTTCCTTACAGGTAAAGCCTGCAGAAGCAGCTTATTTTCCAGAATATGATAAATATGTGGAAGTAACATATGAGCAAGCACGACAAATCGCCGACCTATTAGGAATGAAGAATATTCCGCTTGGTGAACAAACAGCAAAACGCACTTTTGATGCACAAGAAAAAATCATCGCGAAGATTGAAAAAATTACAGGTAAAGAGTTCGATCATTATTATATTTGGCTGACTGTTGACGGAGTACCTGTTATTGGCATCGATCCTCCACTTCCTTTAGCATAA
- a CDS encoding TetR/AcrR family transcriptional regulator, translating to MKEKEKKIIDSALKLFAQKGYSSTSIQEIANDCGISKGAFYIYFKSKDTLLFAILDYYYKELVELFDSIKHKDITAKDKLVEQTSAFFVHALKHKDFIIMQTREQAIPLNDSIKQLIIQMQTDIREFSLAYLLELYGEKTSRFHLDLQIMYEGLLQSFLRLLLHGQIDMSALTLSQYLWRRMDSIVDGIADDSPIFTEANIHKLLHKPKIDFMASSTEKVIDILNQIRKKAEGYADKDSLEITLDVLESEIKTDSPRNPIIQGMLSNLAGYDELHESIEKIKKYYCISPFTK from the coding sequence TTGAAAGAGAAAGAAAAAAAAATAATAGACTCTGCGCTGAAGCTTTTTGCGCAAAAAGGATATTCCTCCACCTCCATTCAAGAAATAGCAAATGATTGTGGAATATCAAAAGGTGCTTTCTATATATATTTTAAATCGAAAGATACATTATTGTTTGCCATTCTTGATTATTATTACAAGGAATTAGTCGAACTGTTTGACAGCATCAAGCATAAAGACATTACAGCAAAGGACAAGCTGGTTGAACAAACATCAGCCTTTTTTGTACATGCCTTAAAACATAAAGACTTCATTATTATGCAAACACGCGAGCAAGCAATTCCGCTTAATGATTCTATTAAGCAGTTAATAATCCAAATGCAGACAGATATTAGAGAATTTTCTTTAGCTTACTTGCTTGAATTATACGGAGAAAAAACGAGTCGCTTTCACTTGGATCTTCAAATTATGTATGAAGGACTGTTGCAGTCATTTTTAAGACTTCTGCTTCATGGACAGATTGACATGAGTGCACTTACTTTGTCTCAATATTTGTGGAGAAGAATGGATTCTATCGTGGATGGGATAGCGGATGATTCTCCCATTTTCACTGAAGCAAATATACACAAGTTACTGCATAAACCGAAAATTGATTTTATGGCATCAAGTACAGAAAAAGTAATCGATATCCTCAACCAAATCCGCAAAAAGGCAGAAGGATATGCAGATAAGGATTCGCTTGAAATCACATTGGACGTACTGGAATCTGAAATTAAAACAGACTCCCCTCGTAATCCAATTATTCAAGGAATGCTTTCAAACCTTGCAGGATATGACGAGCTGCATGAATCAATTGAGAAAATTAAAAAATATTATTGCATTTCTCCCTTTACTAAGTGA
- the ribD gene encoding bifunctional diaminohydroxyphosphoribosylaminopyrimidine deaminase/5-amino-6-(5-phosphoribosylamino)uracil reductase RibD, translating to MIKTDHDFMKMALDLAATAKGKTNPNPVVGAILVKDGVIVGSGLHRKAGEPHAEVHAFKMAGEHAKDATLYVTLEPCSHFGKTPPCANLVKDSGVKRVVVAAQDPNPSVAGKGIGIIKDAGIEVEVGVLEEEAKKLNERFMHNMITQTPFVISKVAMTLDGKIAAYTGHSQWITGEEARKEVHYLRNEVDAILVGVGTVLADNPRLTTRLDQPAKNPIRIILDSKLRTPIDANVTDCSEAQTIIVTGLDINHEKAVALKAKGVKILQVSDDGKLDLKAAMQRLYEEGITDILLEGGSEVNASFMRADLIQKYIVYIAPKILGGKSSYTPFRGEDVETVDEAVQLRFETVEKVGEDLKVFAYPAG from the coding sequence ATGATAAAAACGGATCATGATTTTATGAAAATGGCTTTGGACCTTGCAGCAACTGCCAAGGGGAAAACAAATCCTAATCCAGTAGTCGGTGCAATCTTAGTGAAGGATGGCGTTATTGTCGGTTCTGGTCTGCACAGAAAAGCAGGTGAGCCCCATGCAGAGGTTCATGCATTCAAAATGGCTGGCGAACATGCTAAAGATGCAACTCTTTATGTCACATTGGAGCCATGCTCGCATTTCGGGAAAACACCACCATGTGCAAATTTGGTGAAAGACTCTGGTGTGAAAAGAGTCGTAGTTGCAGCGCAGGACCCGAATCCGTCTGTTGCGGGTAAAGGCATTGGCATTATAAAAGATGCTGGTATCGAAGTGGAAGTTGGTGTGCTTGAGGAGGAAGCAAAAAAGCTAAATGAACGCTTTATGCACAATATGATCACACAAACTCCATTTGTTATCTCTAAGGTTGCTATGACATTAGACGGCAAAATAGCAGCATATACAGGTCACAGCCAATGGATTACAGGGGAGGAAGCGAGGAAAGAGGTTCATTATCTTCGCAATGAAGTCGATGCAATCCTTGTCGGTGTTGGAACTGTACTAGCTGACAATCCAAGATTAACGACTCGTCTTGACCAGCCTGCCAAAAATCCAATTCGAATTATTTTAGACAGCAAGCTGCGAACGCCAATTGATGCAAATGTAACAGATTGTTCTGAAGCTCAAACAATAATTGTCACAGGGCTCGATATCAATCATGAGAAGGCAGTGGCATTAAAAGCAAAAGGCGTTAAAATTCTTCAGGTGTCTGATGATGGAAAGCTTGATCTTAAGGCGGCAATGCAAAGGCTGTATGAAGAGGGGATAACAGATATCCTGCTTGAAGGCGGCAGTGAAGTGAATGCAAGCTTCATGAGAGCTGATCTCATTCAAAAATACATTGTTTACATTGCACCGAAGATTTTAGGCGGGAAATCCTCCTATACTCCATTTAGAGGGGAAGACGTGGAAACGGTGGATGAGGCTGTACAATTGCGGTTTGAAACAGTAGAAAAGGTTGGAGAAGACTTAAAGGTTTTCGCATACCCAGCAGGTTAA
- a CDS encoding HD domain-containing phosphohydrolase — protein MGILNEGEFIETVHFKGLQISLIAAGDGTEVIYHKLQQGSSWAMGPEEGWEGLEYFYILSGKLLYQRDGNSIELNPGQSFYGSPIKVYTIFYAEEITEFIYVTSQPVFHHYSQLSKDLFELTISIEEKDGYTRDHCERIKDYSMLVGETLGLNTKQTARLNLSSFFHDLGKVKVPLNILQKPSKLTEDEWEVMKLHTTFGRELLEETRIPFLREVGVIVEQHHERYDGKGYPKGLKGNEISIEAAIIAVVDSFDAMTTDRVYKKGKLKEEAFEEILNNKGTMYHPLVVDAFIALRDKIEKY, from the coding sequence GTGGGAATTTTAAATGAAGGAGAGTTTATTGAAACAGTACATTTTAAGGGCTTACAGATATCTCTAATTGCAGCTGGGGATGGAACGGAAGTGATTTACCATAAACTGCAGCAAGGCTCCAGTTGGGCAATGGGTCCTGAAGAAGGTTGGGAAGGGTTAGAGTATTTCTATATACTCTCAGGAAAATTACTTTATCAGAGGGATGGCAATTCAATAGAGTTAAATCCTGGACAATCTTTTTATGGAAGCCCTATTAAGGTATATACTATCTTCTATGCTGAAGAGATAACGGAATTTATATACGTCACAAGCCAACCAGTGTTTCACCACTATAGCCAACTTTCTAAAGATTTATTTGAGCTTACAATATCTATCGAAGAAAAAGACGGTTACACAAGAGATCATTGTGAAAGAATTAAGGATTATTCGATGCTTGTAGGAGAGACACTCGGCCTTAACACCAAGCAGACTGCCCGTTTAAATCTATCGTCTTTTTTTCATGATCTCGGAAAAGTCAAAGTTCCGTTAAATATATTACAAAAGCCAAGTAAACTTACAGAAGATGAGTGGGAAGTAATGAAGCTTCACACTACATTTGGACGTGAATTATTGGAAGAAACCAGAATTCCATTCCTTCGAGAAGTAGGAGTAATAGTAGAACAACATCATGAAAGATATGATGGCAAAGGCTACCCAAAGGGACTAAAGGGAAATGAAATTTCAATTGAAGCTGCCATAATTGCGGTGGTTGATTCTTTTGATGCCATGACTACAGATAGAGTCTACAAAAAGGGAAAATTGAAAGAAGAAGCCTTCGAGGAAATTCTTAACAACAAGGGTACTATGTATCATCCACTTGTGGTTGATGCTTTTATAGCGCTAAGAGATAAAATAGAAAAATATTAA
- a CDS encoding alpha/beta hydrolase — protein sequence MKHIFKKGTNEQLPTLLLLHGTGGTETDLLPLAELISPQSSVLSVRGNVLENGMPRFFRRLAEGVFDIEDLKERTKELHDFLDSSADEYGFDRNNIIAVGYSNGANIAASILFHYANGLKGAILHHPMVPLRGMELPDLNGVPVFISAGTNDPICPRSESEELKELLEGAGASVEVHWENYGHQLTRSEVDAAAVWLAGTK from the coding sequence ATGAAGCATATCTTTAAAAAAGGTACAAATGAGCAATTGCCAACATTATTATTACTCCATGGAACAGGAGGTACAGAGACGGACCTTTTGCCGCTTGCAGAATTAATTAGTCCACAGTCATCTGTACTTAGCGTTAGGGGAAATGTATTAGAAAATGGCATGCCACGTTTCTTCCGCCGGTTAGCAGAAGGGGTTTTCGATATCGAGGATTTGAAGGAGCGCACAAAGGAGCTTCATGACTTTCTTGACAGCAGTGCAGACGAATACGGCTTTGATCGGAATAATATTATAGCAGTCGGATATTCAAATGGAGCAAATATAGCAGCAAGTATCTTATTCCATTATGCAAACGGCTTGAAAGGTGCGATTCTCCACCATCCAATGGTTCCGTTAAGAGGTATGGAATTGCCTGATCTAAATGGTGTGCCTGTTTTTATTTCTGCAGGCACAAATGACCCAATTTGCCCGCGCAGTGAGTCAGAGGAGCTGAAAGAGCTGCTTGAAGGAGCTGGAGCAAGTGTTGAGGTGCATTGGGAGAATTATGGTCATCAATTGACAAGATCAGAAGTTGATGCAGCAGCTGTCTGGTTAGCAGGTACTAAATAA
- a CDS encoding Lrp/AsnC family transcriptional regulator: MTNGHELTPSKLDQIDHLILSLLHDNGRISYTDIGKEVGISRVAVQMRINTMVENGIIEKFTAVINPVKIGKTVSAFFNIDVEPKYLEEVAELLANEAAISSLYHMTGPSKLHMHGIFADNHEMEQFLTNKLYAIQGVVSVDCQMLIKRYKSRMGMKL; this comes from the coding sequence ATGACAAATGGACATGAACTGACGCCAAGTAAATTAGATCAGATTGATCATTTAATATTGTCTTTATTGCATGATAATGGCAGGATTTCCTACACAGATATTGGAAAAGAAGTTGGAATATCAAGGGTAGCAGTGCAAATGCGAATAAACACAATGGTGGAAAATGGCATAATTGAAAAGTTCACTGCTGTTATTAATCCTGTAAAAATCGGCAAGACGGTGTCTGCTTTCTTTAATATTGATGTGGAACCAAAGTATCTTGAGGAGGTAGCTGAACTTTTGGCAAATGAAGCCGCAATCAGCAGCCTCTATCATATGACAGGACCAAGTAAATTACATATGCACGGAATTTTCGCAGACAATCATGAAATGGAGCAATTTTTAACGAATAAATTATACGCAATCCAAGGCGTTGTCAGTGTCGATTGCCAAATGCTCATAAAAAGGTATAAGAGTAGGATGGGAATGAAGCTATAA
- a CDS encoding chromate transporter, whose protein sequence is MILISIFLSFLLSNIFGYGGGPASIPLMYEEIVNRYNWLSNADFSNMLALGNALPGPIATKIAAYVGFGIGGWWGFIVALVATVVPSAAALIFLANIMSKHRDSKIVKGMALLVQPVIAALMIILTFEMLQDSYISLGWIQTAAIAVISFALLQKFKVHPAIVIILAFAYGGIVVPHLN, encoded by the coding sequence ATGATACTAATCAGCATTTTTTTAAGTTTTCTATTATCTAATATTTTCGGATATGGTGGCGGTCCAGCTTCCATTCCTCTTATGTATGAAGAGATTGTTAATCGCTACAATTGGCTTTCAAATGCCGACTTCTCCAATATGCTCGCACTTGGTAATGCTCTTCCCGGCCCAATCGCAACAAAAATAGCGGCATACGTCGGGTTTGGAATTGGCGGATGGTGGGGCTTTATCGTAGCTTTAGTTGCAACTGTTGTACCATCTGCCGCTGCCCTTATTTTTCTTGCTAATATCATGAGTAAGCATCGTGATTCAAAAATAGTGAAAGGAATGGCACTTCTAGTTCAGCCTGTCATCGCAGCATTAATGATAATCCTTACCTTTGAAATGCTGCAAGACTCCTATATTTCGTTAGGATGGATTCAAACAGCTGCTATCGCGGTGATTTCCTTTGCCTTACTGCAGAAATTTAAGGTTCACCCTGCTATTGTTATTATTCTAGCCTTTGCATATGGCGGCATTGTTGTACCCCATTTAAATTAG
- a CDS encoding flavin reductase family protein, which produces MLTIYPSTLSAKEVYKFFIGSVIPRPIAFVTSKGSSGVINGAPFSFFNIVSSDPPILSVAVQRKDGQQKDTARNIEEHNEFVIHISDEDNIGAINETAASLPPDESELELANLTLAESSVISVPGMKEAKIRIECKLEKIVEIKDDNGIVTCDLILGRAVCFHIEDALYKDGRINPHLLKPVSRLAGNDYSRLGELFTITRPK; this is translated from the coding sequence ATGTTAACAATTTATCCAAGTACGCTTTCTGCTAAGGAAGTGTATAAGTTCTTTATCGGAAGCGTTATTCCTAGGCCGATTGCGTTTGTTACTTCTAAAGGAAGCAGTGGTGTTATAAATGGTGCACCGTTCAGCTTCTTTAACATTGTATCCTCTGATCCACCTATTTTGTCTGTTGCTGTTCAAAGAAAGGATGGCCAACAAAAGGATACAGCGAGAAATATAGAAGAGCACAATGAATTTGTTATCCATATTAGTGATGAAGACAATATTGGAGCGATTAATGAAACTGCTGCAAGCCTTCCTCCAGATGAAAGTGAGCTTGAGCTTGCGAACTTGACGCTTGCCGAAAGTTCTGTCATTTCCGTGCCAGGAATGAAGGAGGCAAAAATACGGATAGAATGTAAGCTTGAGAAAATTGTAGAAATTAAGGATGACAATGGGATTGTAACGTGTGATTTGATTTTAGGCAGAGCTGTCTGCTTCCATATTGAGGATGCTTTATATAAGGATGGAAGAATTAATCCACATCTTTTGAAGCCTGTCAGCAGACTTGCAGGAAATGACTACAGCAGGCTTGGAGAGTTGTTCACCATTACTAGACCAAAATAA
- a CDS encoding FAD-dependent monooxygenase: protein MTVLNAEVCIVGAGPGGAMLAYLLSTAGVSTILLERHHDVDKEFRGEHLNEEGEQVLKSAGLFSKLKEKGILCMSQVDYIADGKVVKSIHPHPEVGHTGIHVPQKHLLKLLLEESSRNAAFRLEMDSAVKELIQTETGEYSGVIAVIDGVETVVNSKIIVGADGRFSTIRKKGDFPVEAIKHGYDLLWAKIPAPSNWEPAIKMALVQDSQLALFTQYGGFIQIGWNIEEGSFPTLRKGSISHFTEQLLSAFPELKESVHAHIKGWKNFVLLKVESSKSKTWINHNVILLGDAAHTMSPTGAFGLNSSLKDAEVLAELLQRILHQHETMDLLKIYETVRKTEVEKVQEEQLRREAAFKDHFPAAAVVVN from the coding sequence ATGACAGTTCTGAATGCAGAGGTATGTATTGTAGGTGCAGGTCCTGGTGGGGCGATGCTGGCTTATTTGTTGAGCACAGCAGGAGTCTCGACAATCCTGCTTGAACGGCATCATGATGTGGATAAAGAATTTCGGGGAGAGCACTTGAATGAAGAGGGGGAGCAGGTCCTCAAAAGTGCGGGTCTCTTTTCAAAATTGAAAGAAAAAGGCATCCTTTGCATGAGCCAAGTTGATTATATAGCGGATGGTAAAGTAGTCAAAAGCATCCATCCTCATCCTGAAGTCGGACATACTGGCATCCATGTTCCACAAAAACATCTGCTGAAGCTGCTGTTGGAGGAATCATCAAGGAACGCTGCGTTTAGGCTGGAAATGGATAGTGCTGTCAAGGAGCTAATTCAGACTGAAACGGGAGAATATTCTGGTGTAATCGCGGTAATAGACGGTGTTGAAACCGTTGTTAACAGCAAAATAATTGTTGGTGCAGACGGAAGATTTTCAACTATAAGAAAGAAAGGGGATTTTCCTGTAGAGGCAATTAAGCATGGCTATGATTTGCTGTGGGCAAAAATCCCCGCACCATCTAATTGGGAACCTGCCATTAAGATGGCGCTAGTCCAGGACAGCCAGCTTGCCCTTTTCACACAATACGGTGGGTTTATCCAAATTGGCTGGAATATAGAAGAGGGAAGTTTTCCCACACTCCGAAAAGGGTCTATCTCTCATTTTACGGAACAGCTCTTATCTGCTTTTCCAGAACTGAAGGAGTCCGTGCATGCGCATATTAAGGGCTGGAAGAATTTCGTCCTTTTGAAGGTGGAAAGCTCTAAAAGCAAAACATGGATCAATCATAATGTGATTTTGTTAGGAGATGCAGCCCATACAATGAGTCCAACAGGAGCTTTTGGTCTTAACAGTTCCTTAAAGGATGCAGAGGTGCTGGCAGAACTATTACAACGAATTCTTCACCAGCATGAAACGATGGATTTATTGAAGATATACGAGACTGTCCGGAAAACAGAGGTAGAAAAGGTACAGGAAGAGCAGCTTCGCAGAGAAGCGGCCTTTAAGGACCATTTCCCCGCAGCAGCAGTGGTTGTTAATTGA
- a CDS encoding chromate transporter, with product MVYKEIIIAMCRSGILGFGGGPSVIPLIRYEAVTKFKWLDNDEFGEILAIANTLPGPIATKMAAYLGYRQKGILGAIVSVLAHILPTCLAMVVLISFINVVSHSAVITSMVSAVIPVIAVMLGLMAYEFAEKAIKGLGIYVGVALTLVCLFLLQYISIHPAIVVLIFLTYGAFHFNLKDRILHKKERGM from the coding sequence ATGGTTTATAAAGAAATAATTATCGCAATGTGCCGGTCTGGCATACTTGGTTTTGGAGGGGGGCCTTCCGTTATACCTCTTATCCGTTATGAAGCCGTGACAAAATTCAAATGGCTTGATAATGATGAATTCGGCGAAATTTTGGCAATTGCCAACACTTTACCAGGTCCAATTGCCACCAAAATGGCCGCATATCTTGGTTATCGCCAAAAAGGCATTTTGGGAGCTATCGTATCAGTCCTTGCCCACATTCTACCGACATGTCTGGCAATGGTCGTGTTGATTTCATTCATCAACGTTGTTAGCCATTCAGCAGTTATCACAAGCATGGTATCTGCCGTCATTCCTGTTATTGCCGTTATGCTTGGTTTAATGGCATATGAGTTTGCGGAGAAAGCAATCAAAGGTTTAGGAATATATGTTGGTGTTGCTTTAACATTGGTTTGCCTGTTTTTACTGCAATACATATCGATCCATCCTGCTATTGTCGTATTAATATTTTTAACTTATGGAGCATTTCATTTTAACCTTAAAGATCGTATCCTCCATAAAAAAGAAAGAGGCATGTAG
- the ade gene encoding adenine deaminase has protein sequence MSSTYEKRLKIAAKREKADLVIKNASIVNVFTGELMEGDIAISDDSIAGIGNYEGKSSIDAKGKFILPGLIDGHVHIESSMLTPQEFAKVLLLHGVTTAITDPHEIANVAGTEGIQYMLDQSEGLPLDIRVMLPSCVPAVPNDSNGAALYADDLAPFFKHERVLGLAEVMDFPSVFNTSPDMVSKLLLTKESNGIIDGHAAGIDRESLNVYSAAGIRNDHEATTLKEGKDRLDLGLYLMIREGTVAKDLKALLPVVTEKNARRCLFVTDDKLIDDLFDEGSVDHCVRLAIKEGLNPITAIQMATINTAECYKQERIGAVSPGYKADFLIVDSLEDLSIKQVYKDGKCIVEDGNLKLERFKEQTYEDTTLPALNYAPFKVEELQLPLQSESCHVIGVIPNSIVTEHLIEKVQVEDGIFQPSVEADLLKLVVVERHHRTGNIGRGIVKGFGFKKGAIATSISHDSHNIVAVGTNDEDIMLAIEELKNINGGITAVAEGQLIASLPLPIAGLISDQSYETLYQQMNTLNEKVKQLGGESSFNPFLTLSFLSLSVIPTLKLTDKGLFDFSQFAYIDIEANK, from the coding sequence ATGAGCAGTACATATGAAAAGAGATTGAAGATAGCAGCGAAAAGGGAGAAGGCAGACCTTGTCATAAAGAATGCTTCCATAGTTAATGTATTTACAGGAGAGTTGATGGAGGGAGATATAGCTATATCCGATGACTCGATTGCAGGCATTGGCAATTACGAAGGAAAGAGTTCTATTGACGCAAAAGGAAAGTTCATTCTCCCTGGTTTGATCGATGGCCATGTTCATATTGAAAGCAGTATGCTCACACCACAGGAATTCGCAAAGGTTCTTTTGCTGCACGGTGTCACTACCGCGATAACTGATCCTCATGAAATTGCCAATGTTGCGGGAACAGAGGGAATACAATATATGCTAGACCAATCAGAAGGCTTGCCGCTTGATATTCGTGTTATGCTCCCTTCATGTGTGCCTGCCGTGCCGAACGACAGCAATGGTGCGGCTTTGTATGCAGATGACTTGGCTCCTTTTTTCAAGCATGAGCGTGTCCTTGGATTAGCAGAGGTTATGGATTTCCCATCAGTCTTTAACACAAGCCCTGACATGGTTAGTAAGCTTCTTCTAACAAAGGAGAGCAATGGAATAATTGACGGTCATGCTGCTGGAATTGATCGGGAAAGCTTGAATGTCTACAGTGCTGCAGGTATTCGGAATGATCATGAAGCAACTACTCTTAAAGAGGGCAAGGACAGGCTGGATTTAGGGCTATACCTTATGATAAGGGAAGGTACTGTCGCTAAAGATTTAAAAGCATTACTGCCAGTCGTTACAGAAAAAAATGCTCGCAGATGTCTGTTTGTAACAGACGATAAACTGATCGATGATCTATTTGATGAGGGCAGTGTAGATCATTGCGTTCGTTTAGCTATAAAGGAAGGGCTTAATCCAATAACCGCCATTCAAATGGCGACAATTAATACTGCTGAATGCTATAAACAGGAAAGAATCGGAGCTGTGTCACCTGGTTATAAAGCTGATTTCTTAATTGTTGACAGTCTGGAGGATCTTTCCATCAAGCAAGTTTATAAAGACGGAAAATGTATTGTGGAAGACGGCAACCTGAAATTAGAGCGGTTCAAGGAGCAGACATACGAAGATACCACTCTTCCCGCATTAAATTATGCACCATTTAAGGTAGAAGAGTTGCAGCTGCCACTGCAATCTGAAAGCTGCCACGTAATTGGGGTTATTCCAAACAGTATTGTGACAGAGCATCTAATAGAGAAGGTACAGGTCGAGGACGGGATTTTTCAGCCTTCAGTAGAAGCGGATTTACTTAAGCTAGTTGTAGTAGAGAGACATCATCGTACAGGAAATATTGGACGTGGAATTGTAAAGGGATTTGGCTTTAAAAAAGGAGCAATTGCCACTAGCATCTCCCATGATTCTCATAATATCGTCGCAGTTGGCACAAATGATGAGGATATAATGCTTGCGATTGAAGAATTGAAAAATATTAATGGAGGCATCACAGCAGTTGCCGAAGGACAATTAATTGCTTCCCTGCCATTACCAATAGCAGGTCTGATTTCAGATCAAAGCTATGAAACACTGTACCAGCAAATGAATACACTTAACGAGAAGGTAAAACAACTTGGTGGGGAAAGCAGCTTTAATCCATTTCTAACTCTTTCCTTTTTGTCCTTGTCTGTTATTCCTACCTTAAAACTGACCGATAAAGGGCTGTTTGACTTCAGCCAATTTGCGTACATTGATATAGAAGCAAATAAATAG
- a CDS encoding GTP cyclohydrolase II → MKKEVIDLLQNKMNMIPFKEDKKLCLVGPVKLPVQLEDKVVTFQWYTWLPIAEQQSKEELLKSLPSLNLAEYQQSSVLVYGDFEHIDETLIRMHSICHTGDIFGSKRCDCGYQLHQSMKMIVENGSGALFYLANHEGRGIGLFTKSLAYILQQEGMDTVEANHALDFADDTRSYEEPISVLQALRTKPVKLITNNPKKLEALKKLGLTAEENVPLWGDRSEFNEKYLDTKVLKSGHIPVQEEIVTF, encoded by the coding sequence ATGAAAAAAGAAGTAATTGATCTTCTTCAAAATAAAATGAATATGATACCTTTCAAGGAAGACAAAAAATTATGCTTAGTCGGGCCTGTAAAGCTGCCCGTCCAGCTTGAAGATAAAGTGGTAACATTCCAATGGTATACATGGCTGCCGATTGCAGAGCAACAATCAAAAGAGGAGCTTCTTAAGAGCTTGCCCTCATTAAATCTTGCTGAGTACCAGCAGTCATCAGTACTAGTATATGGCGACTTTGAACATATAGATGAGACGCTAATCCGCATGCATAGCATATGCCATACAGGGGATATATTCGGAAGCAAACGCTGTGATTGTGGATACCAGCTGCACCAGTCCATGAAAATGATTGTCGAGAACGGCAGCGGAGCACTTTTCTATTTGGCAAACCATGAAGGTAGAGGAATTGGTCTTTTCACTAAGTCATTGGCTTATATTCTTCAACAGGAAGGCATGGATACTGTAGAGGCAAATCATGCCCTTGATTTTGCTGACGATACAAGAAGCTATGAAGAGCCAATCAGTGTGCTGCAAGCATTGCGTACAAAGCCTGTTAAATTAATTACAAATAACCCGAAAAAGCTGGAAGCATTAAAAAAGCTCGGCTTAACTGCAGAAGAAAATGTTCCACTTTGGGGAGACAGATCAGAATTTAATGAGAAGTATTTAGATACGAAGGTCCTGAAATCTGGACATATACCAGTGCAAGAAGAAATTGTCACTTTTTGA
- a CDS encoding 5' nucleotidase, NT5C type, giving the protein MKFGFDIDDTLISLREHAFHLYNKTLQKDVHVDHFHALKTVEIHEPFGLDNDEGKNMWSSLSEEIYFTDCPPYPSAVEFLQKLTANGHDVYYITARNKEFAERTKEWMKAQGFPVKDGHFFCGMADHEKVDVIQNLGLDYYMDDKSAVLDTLAETGVQLLVKDQSYNKNLSYDRVYSWADVWDYLKLAEGIK; this is encoded by the coding sequence ATGAAGTTCGGTTTTGATATTGATGATACATTGATTAGTTTACGTGAGCATGCCTTTCATTTATATAATAAAACACTGCAAAAGGATGTGCATGTCGATCATTTTCATGCACTAAAAACAGTAGAAATACATGAGCCGTTTGGTCTTGATAACGATGAAGGGAAAAATATGTGGAGCTCTTTAAGTGAAGAGATATATTTCACAGATTGTCCCCCATATCCAAGTGCAGTTGAATTTCTGCAAAAGCTGACTGCTAATGGACATGATGTTTATTATATAACTGCACGAAACAAGGAGTTTGCAGAACGTACGAAGGAATGGATGAAAGCACAAGGCTTTCCAGTTAAGGATGGTCATTTTTTCTGCGGCATGGCTGACCATGAGAAAGTTGATGTTATCCAAAACCTTGGGCTTGATTACTATATGGATGATAAGTCTGCTGTTTTGGATACACTTGCAGAAACTGGTGTTCAGCTGCTAGTGAAAGACCAATCGTATAATAAGAATCTTTCCTATGACAGAGTGTACAGTTGGGCAGATGTTTGGGACTATCTTAAATTAGCAGAAGGCATAAAATGA